A DNA window from Setaria viridis chromosome 2, Setaria_viridis_v4.0, whole genome shotgun sequence contains the following coding sequences:
- the LOC117845125 gene encoding uncharacterized protein has product MTPSSATPRRNASVPVRGSAAASARSLAAGLWRLRHARRMKATQAAEGRRASHHCHGKRRAAGIGSHCQCCSIHHHKGMLDKIEACVEELPSSMLEKATKWDNQHHHCLSRWRSTPAARSSPLMLLLMEAELEKARCHISELEEERRVVTKRLDRFLRKVAEEKARVRDKARHAVAALREDLSSERAHRRQLEQANARLMRELAEARSSAKQQAESYEMERKARELMEEACSELTREMEEDQAEVELLRGECLRMREDMEEERRMLQMAEVWREERVQMKLSDAKLALEAKYAHLSRLQAEMEAFLRRTNRESAAASSSAARSRGRASQHNNDDSVDADSVLEHFLRKEKEKEEMEMEMNRRANSPASSDSNSNSNTPLQSVSPATDLFLAKIDDEDDGGYDMDYDGGRDSCSWFGTSDRSALEARSSGASRRSAGKNTALIRRLWRSAIAESRNKTGGGWSPSSNRRSSATAEAPPAAPPQQSLREKLMEARMDDHKPVHALVKHNAGSSIHPSIHPSLASKGKRV; this is encoded by the exons ATGaccccctcctccgccacccctcgCCGCAATGCCTCTGTCCCTGTCAGGGGGagcgccgcggcctcggcgaGGTCCCTCGCCGCCGGGCTCTGGAGGCTGCGCCACGCCCGGAGGATGAAGGCAACCCAAGCAGCG GAAGGGAGGAGAGCAAGCCACCACTGCCATGGCAAAAGAAGGGCTGCTGGAATTGGAAGCCATTGCCAATGCTGCAGTATCCACCACCACAAAGGCATGTTAGACAAG ATCGAGGCCTGCGTGGAGGAGCTGCCCTCCTCGATGTTGGAGAAGGCCACCAAATGGGACAACCAACATCATCACTGTCTCTCGCGATGGCGATCAACACCAGCAGCCCGTTCTTCTCCTCTGATGCTCCTACTAATGGAGGCCGAGCTGGAGAAGGCGCGTTGCCACATCAGCGAGctcgaggaggagcggcgcgtGGTGACCAAGAGGCTCGACCGCTTCCTGCGGAAGGTGGCCGAGGAGAAGGCCCGGGTGCGGGACAAGGcccgccacgccgtcgccgccctgagAGAGGACCTTAGCTCGGAGCGGGCTCACCGGCGGCAGCTGGAGCAGGCTAACGCGCGGCTGATGCGCGAGCTGGCGGAGGCTCGGTCGTCGGCGAagcagcaggcggagagctACGAGATGGAGCGCAAGGCCCGGGAGCTGATGGAGGAGGCGTGCTCGGAGCTGACgcgggagatggaggaggaccAGGCGGAGGTGGAGCTGCTCCGCGGCGAGTGCCTGCGCATGCGGGAGGACATGGAGGAGGAGCGCCGGATGCTGCAGATGGCCGAGGTCTGGCGCGAGGAGCGCGTCCAGATGAAGCTCTCCGACGCCAAGCTCGCGCTCGAGGCCAAGTACGCCCACCTCAGCCGCCTGCAGGCCGAGATGGAGGCCTTCCTCCGTCGGACCAACcgggagtcggcggcggcgagctcatcCGCCGCAAGGTCTCGCGGCCGCGCCAGCCAACACAACAATGATGATTCGGTGGATGCGGATTCCGTGCTCGAGCACTTCCTCCgcaaggagaaggagaaggaggagatggagatggagatgaacCGCCGCGCCAACAGCCCCGCGTCCTCGGATTCCAATTCCAATTCCAACACGCCGCTGCAGTCCGTCAGCCCGGCGACCGACCTCTTCTTGGCAAAGATCGATGACGAAGACGACGGGGGCTACGACATGGACTACGACGGAGGCAGGGATTCCTGCAGCTGGTTCGGGACCAGCGATCGCTCTGCTTTGGAGGCTCGTTCCTCGGGAGCCAGCCGGCGTTCGGCGGGGAAGAACACCGCTCTCATACGCAGGCTCTGGAGGTCGGCAATCGCCGAGAGCAGGAACAAGACTGGAGGCGGCTGGTCGCCGTCTTCCAACAGGAGGTCCAGCGCCACCGCGGAAGCGCCCCCAGCAGCACCTCCACAGCAGAGCCTGAGGGAGAAGCTCATGGAGGCCAGGATGGATGATCACAAGCCTGTCCACGCACTAGTCAAACACAACGCAGGCTCTTCCATCCAtccgtccatccatccatctctaGCTAGTAAAGGAAAGCGTGTCTGA